The Rhopalosiphum maidis isolate BTI-1 chromosome 1, ASM367621v3, whole genome shotgun sequence genome has a segment encoding these proteins:
- the LOC113553548 gene encoding JNK-interacting protein 3 isoform X5: protein MAQEVVYGTQDDTHVVMSEKVQSLAGSIYQEFEKMISKYDEEVVKNLMPLVVNVLECLDLSHTENQEHEVEVELLREDNEQLVTQYEREKQLRKSAEQKLLEMEDYIEDEKKDYQSKIESLESIVRMLELKSKNASDHVYRLEEKEQDMKQEYTKLHERYTELFKTHMDHIERTKILMGSGDRMDNPRSMRMPFMSMAHMNRSSGPVSFGFSSLESPSTLKSIDGSNEYPLVISNSPPGSMHSNSSLKNELQTQDLETSEAESRLRVDQISERGWSETLNSISKADDSSPDEVPEIVEEIEAVSKNSVTSLSGRSHTQREQRPATNVLYQEFSFQDNEVQVELEEVPEITGNWVHPGDYASSVSSETEPETPLSIVNDNFFGMGKEVENLIKENTELLATKNALNIVKDDLIIKVDELTSEQHILREELKALQTLNVRLAQKASEVEEELKKTKQELEQLKLNKSDSDEEKSYAERKRFTRVEMARVILERNKFKEQLMDLEESLRWQETVRAIRLEPNEKKKQGVWRLFSNLFGSSVKPNDTGLGSGDSGGGVVTRPRSIHYDPSSHQVGPSSIMKRRSMIEGGRYSRYEDDMFSDKAKRSDRRVHFGRIRTHIPREESWLQAYGWSMPADPSNGRPLLSMPHQSNSQSTNYPVPVLVNCCSPLADTEPGMKMWCATGVNLSGGVTKDGGEIVGASVFYNNNNNNNMEEPISKNSEFQTTIDESLEMKKLDEELKENSRTNVESELVLSSLIWICTTTNNNTKVVIIDANKPDIVLETFHISCQAHIGCIASVPGALENDYVDNDVINCEPEQTEEVTEEDKQLPKDKNSDVEIGKIMFVSCAAGSEETYLDDSHKSDEILNDINSDKVDDEDSISDSVQANNNSCEIPRRPSLLKEGIIKDGISDPLNENGIAKEDLDNMSSVLPTIWLGFENGCIFVHSAKSQWRRCLHSVKLKDAVLSIIYVDGRVLCALANGTVVVFRRDDEGRWDLSKYHSVTLGPPQNAARCLVSVNSKRVWCGYKNKVHIIHPRSLVVIHTLEAHPHKESKVRTMVWVGDGVWVSIRLDSTIRLYHAYNYNHLQDVDVQPFIIKMLGSDKPQLSCIRITAMLVASNRLWIGTGIGVVISVPLLDKGLLGFPINKEVKVYSEPKTQEITPSSFIPYCSMAHAQLSVHGFRDSVKFFVSVPGSGGFSAASAIQQDEPIVKSVPDAEHLTSTLIIAGGEGYVDFRSADGEETNDATCHLLTWSMLSRIIQQDNC from the exons ATGGCTCAAGAAGTAGTGTACGGGACTCAGGACGACACCCATGTCGTTATGTCTGAGAAAGTACAATCACTAGCTGGTAGTATTTATCaggaatttgaaaaaatgatatcCAAATATGACGAAGAAGTTGTGAAAAATTTAATGCCATTGGTTGTTAACGTTTTGGAATGCTTAGACCTTTCTCATACAGAAAATCAAGAACACGAGGTAGAAGTTGAGCTATTACGAGAAGATAATGAACAATTAGTTACTCAGTATGAGAGAGAAAAACAACTACGAAAATCTGCAGAACAG AAACTTCTGGAAATGGAAGATTATATTGAAGATGAGAAAAAAGATTATCAAAGTAAAATAGAAAGTTTAGAATCAATTGTTAGAATGttagaattaaaatcaaaaaatgctTCAGACCACG tttatagatTGGAAGAAAAAGAACAAGATATGAAACAAGAGTACACAAAATTGCATGAACGATAcacagaattatttaaaactcacATGGATCATATTGAAcgtacaaaaattttaatgggTTCTGGTGATCGAATGGATAATCCTAGAAGTATGCGTATGCCTTTTATGAGCATGGCCCATATGAAtcg atCTTCTGGACCAGTTTCATTTGGGTTTAGTTCCCTTGAAAGTCCATCTACACTGAAGTCTATTGATGGATCCAATGAATATCCATTAGTTATATCTAATTCTCCTCCAGGCAGTATGCATTCCAATTCTAGTCtgaaaaatgaattacaaacccaa GATCTTGAAACTTCTGAGGCAGAATCACGTTTACGTGTTGATCAAATATCTGAACGAGGTTGGTCTGaaactttaaattctattaGTAAAGCTGATGACAGTAGTCCAGACGAAGTTCCAGAAATAGTAGAAGAAATAGAAGCAGTTTCTAAAAATTCTGTCACGTCACTTAGTGGGCGTAGTCATACACAAAG agaaCAAAGACCTGCtactaatgttttatatcaagaATTCAGCTTTCAAGATAATGAAGTACAAGTAGAATTAGAAGAAGTGCCAGAAATTactg gaAATTGGGTACATCCTGGAGATTATGCTTCATCtg TTAGCAGTGAGACTGAACCAGAAACTCCACTCTCGATAG TTAATGATAACTTTTTCG GTATGGGAAAAGAAGTTGAGAATCTCATTAAAGAAAATACTGAACTATTGGCTACAAAAAATGCTCTCAACATTGTTAaagatgatttaattattaaagttgatGAACTTAcaag tgagCAACACATTTTGCGCGAAGAGTTAAAAGCTTTGCAAACACTAAATGTTCGTTTGGCTCAAAAAGCATCTGAAGTCGAagaagagttaaaaaaaacaaagcaaGAATTAGAACAGCtgaaattgaataaatctGATTCTgat gAAGAAAAATCATATGCAGAACGTAAAAGATTTACCCGTGTTGAAATGGCCAGAGTTATTTTAGaacgaaataaatttaaagaacaACTAATGGATTTAGAAGAATCACTTCGTTGGCAAGAAACTGTCCGGGCCATTCGATTGGAGccaaatgagaaaaaaaaacagggtGTGTGGAGACT TTTCAGCAACTTATTTGGAAGTAGTGTCAAACCAAACGACACTGGACTTGGAAGTGGAGATAGCGGAGGAGGCGTAGTTACGCGTCCAAGATCAATACATTATGATCCATCATCTCATCAAGTGGGTCCCTCTAGCATAATGAAAAGACGTAGTATGATAGAAGGAGGAAGATATAGTAGATATGAAGATGACat gttTAGTGACAAAGCTAAGCGTTCTGATCGACGTGTCCATTTTGGAAGAATACGTACTCATATTCCTAGAGAAGAAAGCTGGTTACAAGCTTATGGTTGGAGTATGCCAGCTGATCCTTCAAATGGTAGACCCCTTTTAAGTATGCCACATCAATCTAATAGTCAAAGTACAAACTATCCTGTACCGGTTCTAGTAAACTGTTGTTCACCGCTTGCTGATACTGAACCTGGAATgaag ATGTGGTGCGCTACAGGAGTTAATCTTAGTGGAGGTGTTACCAAAGATGGTGGTGAAATTGTTGGGGCTagtgtattttacaataataataacaataataatatggaagaACCCATCAGtaaaaattcagaatttcAAACTACTATTGATGAAAGCttagaaatgaaaaaattagatGAAgagttaaaa GAAAATAGTAGAACAAACGTTGAATCAGAATTAGTTCTATCGTCACTTATTTGGATATGTActacaactaataataatactaaagtaGTTATTATTGATGCCAATAAACCTGATATTGTGTTAGAGACATTTCATATTTCCTGCCAAGCTCATATTGGTTGTATTGCTTCAGTAccag gggCTTTAGAAAATGATTATGTGGATAATGATGTTATAAATTGTGAGCCTGAACAAACTGAAGAAGTTACTGAAGAAGACAAGCAATTaccaaaagataaaaattcggATGTTGAAATCGgcaaaattatgtttgttagTTGTGCAGCTGGTAGTGAAGAAACTTATTTAGATGATAGTCATAAATcagatgaaatattaaatgacaTCAACTCTGATAAGGTTGATGATG AAGATAGCATATCAGATTCTGTtcaagcaaataataatagctgtGAAATACCAAGAAGACCTAGCCTATTGAAAGAAGGTATCATAAAGGATGGAATATCTGACCCTCTAAATG AAAACGGAATAGCAAAAGAAGATCTAGATAATATGTCAAGTGTCTTACCTACTATTTGGTTAGGATTTGAAAATGgttgtatatttgtacattCTGCTAAATCACAGTGGAGGCGATGTTTACattcagtaaaattaaaagatgctGTGTTGAGTATCAT ttatgttGATGGTCGTGTTTTGTGTGCTTTGGCTAATGGAACAGTAGTTGTATTTCGACGTGATGATGAAGGTCGATGGGATTTAAGCAAATATCATAGTGTGACATTAGGACCGCCTCAAAATGCAGCTCGATGCCTTGTATCAGTAAATAGCAAACGAGTTTGGTGTGgttataaaaacaaagtacACATTATTCATCCACGTTCATTAGttgttatt cataCATTAGAAGCACATCCTCATAAAGAAAGTAAAGTTCGCACCATGGTTTGGGTAGGAGACGGCGTTTGGGTATCCATAAGACTTGACTCAACAATAAGACTTTATcatgcatataattataatcatttacaaGATGTTGATGTACAaccatttattatcaaaatgctag gaTCTGATAAACCACAACTATCGTGTATTAGGATAACAGCAATGCTAGTTGCTTCTAACAGGCTATGGATTGGAACTGGAATTGGTGTAGTTATATCAGTCCCTCTTTTAGATA AAGGTCTCTTAGGATTTCCAATTAATAAAGAAGTGAAAGTATATTCTGAACCAAAAACTCAAGAGATAACACCAAGTAGTTTCATACCATATTGCTCAATGGCCCACGCTCAACTATCAGTACACGGATTTAGAGATTCTGTGAAGTTTTTTGTATCTGTACCag gaTCTGGAGGTTTTTCTGCTGCATCTGCCATTCAACAAGACGAACCAATTGTTAAAAGTGTACCTGATGCTGAACATTTGACATCCACATTGATTATAGCTGGTGGTGAAGGTTATGTAGACTTTAGATCtg CCGATGGGGAAGAAACAAATGATGCAACTTGTCATTTGCTCACTTGGTCTATGTTGTCTAGAATTATTCAACAAGACAATtgctaa
- the LOC113553548 gene encoding JNK-interacting protein 3 isoform X2, whose protein sequence is MAQEVVYGTQDDTHVVMSEKVQSLAGSIYQEFEKMISKYDEEVVKNLMPLVVNVLECLDLSHTENQEHEVEVELLREDNEQLVTQYEREKQLRKSAEQKLLEMEDYIEDEKKDYQSKIESLESIVRMLELKSKNASDHVYRLEEKEQDMKQEYTKLHERYTELFKTHMDHIERTKILMGSGDRMDNPRSMRMPFMSMAHMNRSSGPVSFGFSSLESPSTLKSIDGSNEYPLVISNSPPGSMHSNSSLKNELQTQDLETSEAESRLRVDQISERGWSETLNSISKADDSSPDEVPEIVEEIEAVSKNSVTSLSGRSHTQREQRPATNVLYQEFSFQDNEVQVELEEVPEITGNWVHPGDYASSVSSETEPETPLSIVNDNFFGMGKEVENLIKENTELLATKNALNIVKDDLIIKVDELTSEQHILREELKALQTLNVRLAQKASEVEEELKKTKQELEQLKLNKSDSDEEKSYAERKRFTRVEMARVILERNKFKEQLMDLEESLRWQETVRAIRLEPNEKKKQGVWRLFSNLFGSSVKPNDTGLGSGDSGGGVVTRPRSIHYDPSSHQVGPSSIMKRRSMIEGGRYSRYEDDMFSDKAKRSDRRVHFGRIRTHIPREESWLQAYGWSMPADPSNGRPLLSMPHQSNSQSTNYPVPVLVNCCSPLADTEPGMKMWCATGVNLSGGVTKDGGEIVGASVFYNNNNNNNMEEPISKNSEFQTTIDESLEMKKLDEELKENSRTNVESELVLSSLIWICTTTNNNTKVVIIDANKPDIVLETFHISCQAHIGCIASVPGALENDYVDNDVINCEPEQTEEVTEEDKQLPKDKNSDVEIGKIMFVSCAAGSEETYLDDSHKSDEILNDINSDKVDDDSISDSVQANNNSCEIPRRPSLLKEGIIKDGISDPLNENGIAKEDLDNMSSVLPTIWLGFENGCIFVHSAKSQWRRCLHSVKLKDAVLSIIYVDGRVLCALANGTVVVFRRDDEGRWDLSKYHSVTLGPPQNAARCLVSVNSKRVWCGYKNKVHIIHPRSLVVIHTLEAHPHKESKVRTMVWVGDGVWVSIRLDSTIRLYHAYNYNHLQDVDVQPFIIKMLGSDKPQLSCIRITAMLVASNRLWIGTGIGVVISVPLLDKGLLGFPINKEVKVYSEPKTQEITPSSFIPYCSMAHAQLSVHGFRDSVKFFVSVPGSGGFSAASAIQQDEPIVKSVPDAEHLTSTLIIAGGEGYVDFRSDEQGDGDYFDRTEKNQLFLWGVHSEAKSKARLDVNSLNNTI, encoded by the exons ATGGCTCAAGAAGTAGTGTACGGGACTCAGGACGACACCCATGTCGTTATGTCTGAGAAAGTACAATCACTAGCTGGTAGTATTTATCaggaatttgaaaaaatgatatcCAAATATGACGAAGAAGTTGTGAAAAATTTAATGCCATTGGTTGTTAACGTTTTGGAATGCTTAGACCTTTCTCATACAGAAAATCAAGAACACGAGGTAGAAGTTGAGCTATTACGAGAAGATAATGAACAATTAGTTACTCAGTATGAGAGAGAAAAACAACTACGAAAATCTGCAGAACAG AAACTTCTGGAAATGGAAGATTATATTGAAGATGAGAAAAAAGATTATCAAAGTAAAATAGAAAGTTTAGAATCAATTGTTAGAATGttagaattaaaatcaaaaaatgctTCAGACCACG tttatagatTGGAAGAAAAAGAACAAGATATGAAACAAGAGTACACAAAATTGCATGAACGATAcacagaattatttaaaactcacATGGATCATATTGAAcgtacaaaaattttaatgggTTCTGGTGATCGAATGGATAATCCTAGAAGTATGCGTATGCCTTTTATGAGCATGGCCCATATGAAtcg atCTTCTGGACCAGTTTCATTTGGGTTTAGTTCCCTTGAAAGTCCATCTACACTGAAGTCTATTGATGGATCCAATGAATATCCATTAGTTATATCTAATTCTCCTCCAGGCAGTATGCATTCCAATTCTAGTCtgaaaaatgaattacaaacccaa GATCTTGAAACTTCTGAGGCAGAATCACGTTTACGTGTTGATCAAATATCTGAACGAGGTTGGTCTGaaactttaaattctattaGTAAAGCTGATGACAGTAGTCCAGACGAAGTTCCAGAAATAGTAGAAGAAATAGAAGCAGTTTCTAAAAATTCTGTCACGTCACTTAGTGGGCGTAGTCATACACAAAG agaaCAAAGACCTGCtactaatgttttatatcaagaATTCAGCTTTCAAGATAATGAAGTACAAGTAGAATTAGAAGAAGTGCCAGAAATTactg gaAATTGGGTACATCCTGGAGATTATGCTTCATCtg TTAGCAGTGAGACTGAACCAGAAACTCCACTCTCGATAG TTAATGATAACTTTTTCG GTATGGGAAAAGAAGTTGAGAATCTCATTAAAGAAAATACTGAACTATTGGCTACAAAAAATGCTCTCAACATTGTTAaagatgatttaattattaaagttgatGAACTTAcaag tgagCAACACATTTTGCGCGAAGAGTTAAAAGCTTTGCAAACACTAAATGTTCGTTTGGCTCAAAAAGCATCTGAAGTCGAagaagagttaaaaaaaacaaagcaaGAATTAGAACAGCtgaaattgaataaatctGATTCTgat gAAGAAAAATCATATGCAGAACGTAAAAGATTTACCCGTGTTGAAATGGCCAGAGTTATTTTAGaacgaaataaatttaaagaacaACTAATGGATTTAGAAGAATCACTTCGTTGGCAAGAAACTGTCCGGGCCATTCGATTGGAGccaaatgagaaaaaaaaacagggtGTGTGGAGACT TTTCAGCAACTTATTTGGAAGTAGTGTCAAACCAAACGACACTGGACTTGGAAGTGGAGATAGCGGAGGAGGCGTAGTTACGCGTCCAAGATCAATACATTATGATCCATCATCTCATCAAGTGGGTCCCTCTAGCATAATGAAAAGACGTAGTATGATAGAAGGAGGAAGATATAGTAGATATGAAGATGACat gttTAGTGACAAAGCTAAGCGTTCTGATCGACGTGTCCATTTTGGAAGAATACGTACTCATATTCCTAGAGAAGAAAGCTGGTTACAAGCTTATGGTTGGAGTATGCCAGCTGATCCTTCAAATGGTAGACCCCTTTTAAGTATGCCACATCAATCTAATAGTCAAAGTACAAACTATCCTGTACCGGTTCTAGTAAACTGTTGTTCACCGCTTGCTGATACTGAACCTGGAATgaag ATGTGGTGCGCTACAGGAGTTAATCTTAGTGGAGGTGTTACCAAAGATGGTGGTGAAATTGTTGGGGCTagtgtattttacaataataataacaataataatatggaagaACCCATCAGtaaaaattcagaatttcAAACTACTATTGATGAAAGCttagaaatgaaaaaattagatGAAgagttaaaa GAAAATAGTAGAACAAACGTTGAATCAGAATTAGTTCTATCGTCACTTATTTGGATATGTActacaactaataataatactaaagtaGTTATTATTGATGCCAATAAACCTGATATTGTGTTAGAGACATTTCATATTTCCTGCCAAGCTCATATTGGTTGTATTGCTTCAGTAccag gggCTTTAGAAAATGATTATGTGGATAATGATGTTATAAATTGTGAGCCTGAACAAACTGAAGAAGTTACTGAAGAAGACAAGCAATTaccaaaagataaaaattcggATGTTGAAATCGgcaaaattatgtttgttagTTGTGCAGCTGGTAGTGAAGAAACTTATTTAGATGATAGTCATAAATcagatgaaatattaaatgacaTCAACTCTGATAAGGTTGATGATG ATAGCATATCAGATTCTGTtcaagcaaataataatagctgtGAAATACCAAGAAGACCTAGCCTATTGAAAGAAGGTATCATAAAGGATGGAATATCTGACCCTCTAAATG AAAACGGAATAGCAAAAGAAGATCTAGATAATATGTCAAGTGTCTTACCTACTATTTGGTTAGGATTTGAAAATGgttgtatatttgtacattCTGCTAAATCACAGTGGAGGCGATGTTTACattcagtaaaattaaaagatgctGTGTTGAGTATCAT ttatgttGATGGTCGTGTTTTGTGTGCTTTGGCTAATGGAACAGTAGTTGTATTTCGACGTGATGATGAAGGTCGATGGGATTTAAGCAAATATCATAGTGTGACATTAGGACCGCCTCAAAATGCAGCTCGATGCCTTGTATCAGTAAATAGCAAACGAGTTTGGTGTGgttataaaaacaaagtacACATTATTCATCCACGTTCATTAGttgttatt cataCATTAGAAGCACATCCTCATAAAGAAAGTAAAGTTCGCACCATGGTTTGGGTAGGAGACGGCGTTTGGGTATCCATAAGACTTGACTCAACAATAAGACTTTATcatgcatataattataatcatttacaaGATGTTGATGTACAaccatttattatcaaaatgctag gaTCTGATAAACCACAACTATCGTGTATTAGGATAACAGCAATGCTAGTTGCTTCTAACAGGCTATGGATTGGAACTGGAATTGGTGTAGTTATATCAGTCCCTCTTTTAGATA AAGGTCTCTTAGGATTTCCAATTAATAAAGAAGTGAAAGTATATTCTGAACCAAAAACTCAAGAGATAACACCAAGTAGTTTCATACCATATTGCTCAATGGCCCACGCTCAACTATCAGTACACGGATTTAGAGATTCTGTGAAGTTTTTTGTATCTGTACCag gaTCTGGAGGTTTTTCTGCTGCATCTGCCATTCAACAAGACGAACCAATTGTTAAAAGTGTACCTGATGCTGAACATTTGACATCCACATTGATTATAGCTGGTGGTGAAGGTTATGTAGACTTTAGATCtg ATGAACAAGGAGATGGTGACTATTTTGATCgaacagaaaaaaatcaattattcctCTGGGGAGTTCATTCAGAAGCTAAAAGTAAAGCAAGATTGGATGTCAATtcactaaataatacaatttag